A region from the Bactrocera dorsalis isolate Fly_Bdor chromosome 1, ASM2337382v1, whole genome shotgun sequence genome encodes:
- the LOC105227818 gene encoding V-type proton ATPase 116 kDa subunit a 1: MGDMFRSEAMALCQMFIQPEAAYSTMAELGDSGCVQFRDLNAQVSAFQRKFVAEVRRCDELERKIRYIENELRKDDIKILEVLDEPRPPYPREIIDLEAQLEAIETEIRELAANKVNLNANHQGMLELKHVLENADNFFTDSEVINLSAQRFSDAAEYAPPLPGQQRGQLGFVAGIINLERYFSFERMLWRISMGNVFLKRSDLSEPLLDAETDKPAVKTVFIAFFQGDQLKQRIKKVCAGYHASVYPCPSSYLERQEMLKDVCMRLQDLTLVLNQTADHRNRVLVAASKILPAWAIMVKKMKAIYHTLNLLNMDVSNKCLIGEGWVPTCDLPIVRDALARGSAKVDSTITSFLNVIETNEQPPTYNRTNKFTRGFQNLIDAYGLCSYREVNPALYTCITFPFLFAVMFGDMGHGLILLLAALYMVLNEQKLSQNKGEIFNLFFSGRYIMLLMGMFSLYTGFIYNDVFSKPINIFGSAWRVNYNTSTVWNNSILTLDPLYSVDGVYPYGMDPIWALADNKIIFLNTYKMKLSIIFGLIHMVFGVFMSFLNFMHFKKYSHIFLEFLPQLLFLLLLFGYLVFMMFFKWVVYSGKATEQALTPGCAPSILILFINMMLFGHTEPKDGCKEYMFAGQEALQLVLVVIALLCIPWMLLGNPLLEKYKRSQRAPQVAYTNGVNNTPVNNSTVASSSAGSSGAPKPVANGHAGHGAADEEPMSELYIKQAIHTIEYVLSTISHTASYLRLWALSLAHAQLSEVLWMMVIRVTFLLTVFIPDYYYIISIVLYFTFAAWAFFTIAILVIIEGMSAFLHTLRLHWVEFMSKFYEGLGYAFQPFSFKAILENAYED; encoded by the exons ATGGGCGATATGTTCCGCAGTGAAGCGATGGCCTTGTGCCAAATGTTTATACAACCGGAAGCGGCGTACTCGACGATGGCCGAACTAGGCGATAGTGGCTGTGTACAATTTCGTGAT TTGAATGCACAAGTTAGCGCTTTCCAACGTAAATTCGTGGCAGAGGTCAGACGTTGCGATGAATTGGAGCGTAAAATACGTTACATCGAAAATGAGCTGCGCAAGGATGACATCAAAATACTCGAGGTGCTGGACGAGCCGCGACCACCGTATCCACGCGAAATCATTGACCTGGAAGCACAACTCGAGGCGATTGAGACCGAAATACGTGAACTTGCCGCCAACAAGGTCAATCTGAATGCCAACCATCAAGGAATGCTGGAGCTGAAGCATGTACTCGAGAATGCTGATAATTTCTTCACCGACAGCGAAGTCATCAATTTGAGCGCGCAACGCTTTTCCGATGCCGCCGAGTATGCGCCGCCGCTGCCTGGCCAACAACGCGGCCAGTTGGGCTTCGTGGCAGGCATCATCAATCTGGAGCGTTACTTCTCATTCGAACGCATGTTGTGGCGCATTTCGATGGGTAATGTCTTTCTCAAGCGTAGCGATCTGAGCGAGCCGCTTTTAGATGCCGAAACCGACAAACCGGCTGTGAAGACAGTTTTTATCGCCTTCTTTCAGGGCGATCAGCTGAAACAGCGCATCAAAAAAGTATGCGCTGGCTATCATGCCTCAGTTTATCCCTGTCCCAGCTCCTACTTGGAGCGACAGGAGATGCTTAAGGACGTGTGCATGCGTCTGCAGGATTTAACATTGGTGCTCAATCAGACAGCAGATCACCGCAATCGTGTGCTAGTTGCTGCTTCAAAGATACTGCCCGCTTGGGCGATTATGGTTAAGAAGATGAAGGCCATCTATCACACGCTCAACCTACTCAATATGGATGTGAGCAATAAGTGCCTGATTGGTGAGGGCTGGGTGCCGACTTGTGACTTGCCGATCGTACGTGATGCTTTGGCTAGAGGTTCGGCAAAGGTGGACAGCACAATTACGTCATTTTTGAATGTAATCGAAACGAATGAGCAGCCGCCTACTTACAATCGCACGAACAAATTCACGCGCGGTTTTCAGAATTTGATCGATGCCTATGGGCTCTGCTCCTATCGTGAAGTGAATCCGGCACTCTATACCTGTATCACGTTCCCCTTTTTGTTTGCCGTGATGTTTGGCGATATGGGTCACGGGCTCATACTGCTATTGGCGGCGCTCTACATGGTGCTGAATGAGCAGAAGCTGAGCCAGAACAAGGGTGAAatattcaacttatttttttccgGACGCTACATTATGTTGCTTATGGGTATGTTCTCCCTCTACACCGGTTTCATATACAACGACGTCTTCTCCAAGCCGATAAATATTTTCGGTTCTGCTTGGCGCGTGAACTACAACACCTCAACTGTGTGGAACAACTCTATTCTGACGCTAGACCCTCTTTATAGCGTGGACGGCGTATATCCATACGGCATGGATCCGATTTGGGCATTAGctgacaataaaataatattcttgAATACCTACAAAATGAAATTGTCCATCATATTCGGTCTTATACACATGGTCTTCGGCGTCTTCATGTCTTTCCTCAATTTCATGCACTTCAAAAAGTATTCACACATCTTCCTAGAGTTTCTGCCGcaactgttgtttttgttactgcTTTTCGGTTATTTGGTATTCATGATGTTCTTCAAGTGGGTAGTGTATTCCGGTAAGGCCACCGAACAGGCGCTAACGCCTGGTTGTGCACCATCCATACTCATCTTGTTCATCAATATGATGCTCTTCGGACACACGGAGCCCAAGGACGGCTGCAAGGAGTACATGTTCGCGGGTCAAGAAGCACTGCAATTGGTGTTGGTTGTGATAGCGTTACTTTGCATACCATGGATGTTGTTGGGCAATCCATTGTTGGAGAAATACAAGCGTAGCCAAAGAGCT CCACAAGTTGCATACACTAACGGTGTCAACAATACGCCGGTAAATAACTCGACAGTAGCGTCTAGTTCGGCTGGCTCGTCTGGTGCGCCTAAACCAGTGGCAAACGGACATGCCGGTCACGGCGCTGCTGACGAGGAGCCGATGAGTGAGCTGTACATAAAGCAAGCCATACACACCATAGAGTACGTGCTAAGTACCATCTCGCACACGGCCTCTTATCTGCGCTTGTGGGCGCTGTCGTTGGCGCATGCGC AGCTGTCAGAGGTTTTGTGGATGATGGTGATTCGTGTAACATTTTTGCTAACGGTCTTTATTCCAGATTACTATTATATTATCTCCAtcgttttatattttacattcgCTGCATGGGCATTTTTTACGATCGCTATTCTCGTCATTATTGAGGGAATGTCCGCGTTTTTGCACACACTACGTCTGCACTG GGTTGAATTTATGAGCAAATTTTACGAAGGCCTGGGCTATGCATTCCAACCCTTCTCATTCAAAGCAATACTTGAAAATGCTTATGAGGATTAA